One Choloepus didactylus isolate mChoDid1 chromosome 16, mChoDid1.pri, whole genome shotgun sequence DNA window includes the following coding sequences:
- the CXXC1 gene encoding CXXC-type zinc finger protein 1 isoform X3 — protein sequence MEGDVSDPEPPDAGEDSKSENGENAPIYCICRKPDINCFMIGCDNCNEWFHGDCIRITEKMAKAIREWYCRECRALPSTSQRKTPSWRFDTGTRSHGNGTAPLVATPSQHHQQQQQIKRSARMCGECEACRRTEDCGHCDFCRDMKKFGGPNKIRQKCRLRQCQLRARESYKYFPTSLSPVTPSESLPRPRRPLPTQQQPQPSQKLGRIREDEGAVVSSAVKEPPEATATPEPLSDEDLPLDPDLYQDFCAGAFDDHGLPWMSDTEESPFLDPALRKRAVKVKHVKRREKKSEKKKEERYKRHRQKQKHKDKWKHPERPDAKDPASLPQCLGPGCVRPAQPGSKYCSDDCGMKLAANRIYEILPQRIQQWQQSPCIAEEHGKKLLERIRREQQSARTRLQEMERRFHELEAIILRAKQQAVREDEESNEGDSDDTDLQIFCVSCGHPINPRVALRHMERCYAKYESQTSFGSMYPTRIEGATRLFCDVYNPQSKTYCKRLQVLCPEHSRDPKVPADEVCGCPLVRDVFELTGDFCRLPKRQCNRHYCWEKLRRAEVDLERVRVWYKLDELFEQERNVRTAMTNRAGLLALMLHQTIQHDPLTTDLRSSADR from the exons ATG GAGGGAGATGTTTCAGATCCAGAGCCTCCAGATGCTGGGGAGGACAGCAAGTCAGAAAACGGGGAGAATGCACCCATCTACTGCATCTGCCGCAAACCAGACATCAACTGCTTCATGAT TGGATGTGACAATTGCAATGAATGGTTCCATGGGGACTGCATCCGGATCACTGAGAAGATGGCCAAAGCCATCCGGGAGTGGTACTGTCGAGAGTGCCGAG CCCTGCCCTCCACCTCACAGAGAAAGACCCCAAGCTGGAGATTCGATACCGGCACAAGAAGTCACGGGAACGGGACAGCA CCCTTGGTGGCCACTCCCAGCCAG catcaccagcagcagcagcagatcAAACGGTCAGCCCGCATGTGTGGTGAGTGCGAGGCGTGCCGGCGCACTGAGGACTGTGGCCACTGTGACTTCTGCCGGGACATGAAGAAGTTTGGGGGCCCCAACAAGATCCGGCAGAAGTGCCGGCTGCGTCAGTGCCAACTGCGGGCCCGG GAATCGTACAAGTACTTCCCTACCTCG CTCTCACCAGTGACGCCCTCAGAGTCCTTGCCAAGGCCCCGCCGGCCATTGCCCACCCAACAGCAGCCACAGCCATCACAGAAGCTGGGGCGCATCCGTGAGGACGAGGGAGCAGTGGTGTCGTCAGCAGTCAAAGAGCCACCTGAGGCCACAGCCACGCCTGAGCCACTCTCTGACGAAGACCTACCACTGGACCCTGACCTGTACCAGGACTTCTGTGCGGGGGCTTTTGATGACCATGGCCTG CCCTGGATGAGCGACACAGAAGAGTCCCCATTCCTGGACCCCGCACTGCGGAAGAGGGCAGTAAAAGTGAAGCACGTGAAGCGCCGGGAGAAGAAGTCTGAGAAGAAG AAGGAGGAGAGATACAAGCGACATAGGCAGAAACAGAAGCACAAGGACAAATGGAAACACCCAGAACGGCCAGATGCTAAGGACCCTGCATCACTTCCGCAGTGCCTGGGGCCTGGTTGTGTACGTCCTGCCCAGCCTGGCTCCAAGTATTGTTCAGATGACTGTGGAATGAAGCTGGCAGCCAA CCGCATCTATGAGATCCTGCCCCAGCGCATCCAGCAGTGGCAGCAGAGCCCTTGCATTGCTGAGGAGCATGGCAAGAAGCTGCTTGAACGCATTCGCCGTGAACAGCAGAGTGCCCGCACCCGCCTTCAGGAAATGGAGCGTCGATTCCATGAGCTTGAGGCCATCATTCTACGTGCCAAGCAGCAGGCTGTGCGTGAGGATGAGGAG AGCAATGAGGGTGACAGTGACGATACGGACCTGCAGATCTTCTGTGTCTCCTGCGGGCATCCCATCAACCCACGTGTTGCCTTGCGCCACATGGAGCGCTGCTATGCCAAG TATGAGAGCCAGACGTCCTTTGGGTCCATGTACCCCACACGCATTGAAGG GGCCACGCGGCTCTTTTGTGATGTCTACAATCCTCAGAGTAAGACATATTGTAAGCGTCTCCAGGTGCTGTGCCCTGAGCACTCACGGGACCCCAAA GTGCCAGCTGATGAGGTATGTGGGTGCCCCCTTGTACGTGATGTCTTTGAGCTCACAGGTGACTTCTGCCGCCTACCCAAGCGTCAGTGCAACCGCCATTACTGCTGGGAGAAGTTACGCCGTGCTGAAGTAGACCTGGAGCGTGTGCGTGTG TGGTACAAGCTAGATGAGCTCTTCGAGCAGGAGCGCAATGTACGCACTGCCATGACAAACCGGGCAGGGTTGCTGGCCCTGATGCTGCACCAAACGATCCAGCACGACCCACTCACTACCGACCTCCGTTCCAGTGCTGACCGCTGA
- the CXXC1 gene encoding CXXC-type zinc finger protein 1 isoform X2: protein MEGDVSDPEPPDAGEDSKSENGENAPIYCICRKPDINCFMIGCDNCNEWFHGDCIRITEKMAKAIREWYCRECREKDPKLEIRYRHKKSRERDSSERDGSEPRDEGGGRKRPVPDPELQRRAGSGTGVGAILARGSASPHKASPQPLVATPSQHHQQQQQIKRSARMCGECEACRRTEDCGHCDFCRDMKKFGGPNKIRQKCRLRQCQLRARESYKYFPTSQPQPSQKLGRIREDEGAVVSSAVKEPPEATATPEPLSDEDLPLDPDLYQDFCAGAFDDHGLPWMSDTEESPFLDPALRKRAVKVKHVKRREKKSEKKKEERYKRHRQKQKHKDKWKHPERPDAKDPASLPQCLGPGCVRPAQPGSKYCSDDCGMKLAANRIYEILPQRIQQWQQSPCIAEEHGKKLLERIRREQQSARTRLQEMERRFHELEAIILRAKQQAVREDEESNEGDSDDTDLQIFCVSCGHPINPRVALRHMERCYAKYESQTSFGSMYPTRIEGATRLFCDVYNPQSKTYCKRLQVLCPEHSRDPKVPADEVCGCPLVRDVFELTGDFCRLPKRQCNRHYCWEKLRRAEVDLERVRVWYKLDELFEQERNVRTAMTNRAGLLALMLHQTIQHDPLTTDLRSSADR from the exons ATG GAGGGAGATGTTTCAGATCCAGAGCCTCCAGATGCTGGGGAGGACAGCAAGTCAGAAAACGGGGAGAATGCACCCATCTACTGCATCTGCCGCAAACCAGACATCAACTGCTTCATGAT TGGATGTGACAATTGCAATGAATGGTTCCATGGGGACTGCATCCGGATCACTGAGAAGATGGCCAAAGCCATCCGGGAGTGGTACTGTCGAGAGTGCCGAG AGAAAGACCCCAAGCTGGAGATTCGATACCGGCACAAGAAGTCACGGGAACGGGACAGCAGTGAGCGTGATGGCAGTGAGCCCCGGGATGAGGGTGGAGGGCGTAAGAGGCCTGTCCCGGATCCGGAGCTGCAGCGCCGGGCGGGGTCTGGGACAGGGGTTGGGGCCATACTTGCTCGGGGCTCTGCTTCACCCCACAAAGCTTCTCCACAGCCCTTGGTGGCCACTCCCAGCCAG catcaccagcagcagcagcagatcAAACGGTCAGCCCGCATGTGTGGTGAGTGCGAGGCGTGCCGGCGCACTGAGGACTGTGGCCACTGTGACTTCTGCCGGGACATGAAGAAGTTTGGGGGCCCCAACAAGATCCGGCAGAAGTGCCGGCTGCGTCAGTGCCAACTGCGGGCCCGG GAATCGTACAAGTACTTCCCTACCTCG CAGCCACAGCCATCACAGAAGCTGGGGCGCATCCGTGAGGACGAGGGAGCAGTGGTGTCGTCAGCAGTCAAAGAGCCACCTGAGGCCACAGCCACGCCTGAGCCACTCTCTGACGAAGACCTACCACTGGACCCTGACCTGTACCAGGACTTCTGTGCGGGGGCTTTTGATGACCATGGCCTG CCCTGGATGAGCGACACAGAAGAGTCCCCATTCCTGGACCCCGCACTGCGGAAGAGGGCAGTAAAAGTGAAGCACGTGAAGCGCCGGGAGAAGAAGTCTGAGAAGAAG AAGGAGGAGAGATACAAGCGACATAGGCAGAAACAGAAGCACAAGGACAAATGGAAACACCCAGAACGGCCAGATGCTAAGGACCCTGCATCACTTCCGCAGTGCCTGGGGCCTGGTTGTGTACGTCCTGCCCAGCCTGGCTCCAAGTATTGTTCAGATGACTGTGGAATGAAGCTGGCAGCCAA CCGCATCTATGAGATCCTGCCCCAGCGCATCCAGCAGTGGCAGCAGAGCCCTTGCATTGCTGAGGAGCATGGCAAGAAGCTGCTTGAACGCATTCGCCGTGAACAGCAGAGTGCCCGCACCCGCCTTCAGGAAATGGAGCGTCGATTCCATGAGCTTGAGGCCATCATTCTACGTGCCAAGCAGCAGGCTGTGCGTGAGGATGAGGAG AGCAATGAGGGTGACAGTGACGATACGGACCTGCAGATCTTCTGTGTCTCCTGCGGGCATCCCATCAACCCACGTGTTGCCTTGCGCCACATGGAGCGCTGCTATGCCAAG TATGAGAGCCAGACGTCCTTTGGGTCCATGTACCCCACACGCATTGAAGG GGCCACGCGGCTCTTTTGTGATGTCTACAATCCTCAGAGTAAGACATATTGTAAGCGTCTCCAGGTGCTGTGCCCTGAGCACTCACGGGACCCCAAA GTGCCAGCTGATGAGGTATGTGGGTGCCCCCTTGTACGTGATGTCTTTGAGCTCACAGGTGACTTCTGCCGCCTACCCAAGCGTCAGTGCAACCGCCATTACTGCTGGGAGAAGTTACGCCGTGCTGAAGTAGACCTGGAGCGTGTGCGTGTG TGGTACAAGCTAGATGAGCTCTTCGAGCAGGAGCGCAATGTACGCACTGCCATGACAAACCGGGCAGGGTTGCTGGCCCTGATGCTGCACCAAACGATCCAGCACGACCCACTCACTACCGACCTCCGTTCCAGTGCTGACCGCTGA
- the CXXC1 gene encoding CXXC-type zinc finger protein 1 isoform X1: MEGDVSDPEPPDAGEDSKSENGENAPIYCICRKPDINCFMIGCDNCNEWFHGDCIRITEKMAKAIREWYCRECREKDPKLEIRYRHKKSRERDSSERDGSEPRDEGGGRKRPVPDPELQRRAGSGTGVGAILARGSASPHKASPQPLVATPSQHHQQQQQIKRSARMCGECEACRRTEDCGHCDFCRDMKKFGGPNKIRQKCRLRQCQLRARESYKYFPTSLSPVTPSESLPRPRRPLPTQQQPQPSQKLGRIREDEGAVVSSAVKEPPEATATPEPLSDEDLPLDPDLYQDFCAGAFDDHGLPWMSDTEESPFLDPALRKRAVKVKHVKRREKKSEKKKEERYKRHRQKQKHKDKWKHPERPDAKDPASLPQCLGPGCVRPAQPGSKYCSDDCGMKLAANRIYEILPQRIQQWQQSPCIAEEHGKKLLERIRREQQSARTRLQEMERRFHELEAIILRAKQQAVREDEESNEGDSDDTDLQIFCVSCGHPINPRVALRHMERCYAKYESQTSFGSMYPTRIEGATRLFCDVYNPQSKTYCKRLQVLCPEHSRDPKVPADEVCGCPLVRDVFELTGDFCRLPKRQCNRHYCWEKLRRAEVDLERVRVWYKLDELFEQERNVRTAMTNRAGLLALMLHQTIQHDPLTTDLRSSADR, from the exons ATG GAGGGAGATGTTTCAGATCCAGAGCCTCCAGATGCTGGGGAGGACAGCAAGTCAGAAAACGGGGAGAATGCACCCATCTACTGCATCTGCCGCAAACCAGACATCAACTGCTTCATGAT TGGATGTGACAATTGCAATGAATGGTTCCATGGGGACTGCATCCGGATCACTGAGAAGATGGCCAAAGCCATCCGGGAGTGGTACTGTCGAGAGTGCCGAG AGAAAGACCCCAAGCTGGAGATTCGATACCGGCACAAGAAGTCACGGGAACGGGACAGCAGTGAGCGTGATGGCAGTGAGCCCCGGGATGAGGGTGGAGGGCGTAAGAGGCCTGTCCCGGATCCGGAGCTGCAGCGCCGGGCGGGGTCTGGGACAGGGGTTGGGGCCATACTTGCTCGGGGCTCTGCTTCACCCCACAAAGCTTCTCCACAGCCCTTGGTGGCCACTCCCAGCCAG catcaccagcagcagcagcagatcAAACGGTCAGCCCGCATGTGTGGTGAGTGCGAGGCGTGCCGGCGCACTGAGGACTGTGGCCACTGTGACTTCTGCCGGGACATGAAGAAGTTTGGGGGCCCCAACAAGATCCGGCAGAAGTGCCGGCTGCGTCAGTGCCAACTGCGGGCCCGG GAATCGTACAAGTACTTCCCTACCTCG CTCTCACCAGTGACGCCCTCAGAGTCCTTGCCAAGGCCCCGCCGGCCATTGCCCACCCAACAGCAGCCACAGCCATCACAGAAGCTGGGGCGCATCCGTGAGGACGAGGGAGCAGTGGTGTCGTCAGCAGTCAAAGAGCCACCTGAGGCCACAGCCACGCCTGAGCCACTCTCTGACGAAGACCTACCACTGGACCCTGACCTGTACCAGGACTTCTGTGCGGGGGCTTTTGATGACCATGGCCTG CCCTGGATGAGCGACACAGAAGAGTCCCCATTCCTGGACCCCGCACTGCGGAAGAGGGCAGTAAAAGTGAAGCACGTGAAGCGCCGGGAGAAGAAGTCTGAGAAGAAG AAGGAGGAGAGATACAAGCGACATAGGCAGAAACAGAAGCACAAGGACAAATGGAAACACCCAGAACGGCCAGATGCTAAGGACCCTGCATCACTTCCGCAGTGCCTGGGGCCTGGTTGTGTACGTCCTGCCCAGCCTGGCTCCAAGTATTGTTCAGATGACTGTGGAATGAAGCTGGCAGCCAA CCGCATCTATGAGATCCTGCCCCAGCGCATCCAGCAGTGGCAGCAGAGCCCTTGCATTGCTGAGGAGCATGGCAAGAAGCTGCTTGAACGCATTCGCCGTGAACAGCAGAGTGCCCGCACCCGCCTTCAGGAAATGGAGCGTCGATTCCATGAGCTTGAGGCCATCATTCTACGTGCCAAGCAGCAGGCTGTGCGTGAGGATGAGGAG AGCAATGAGGGTGACAGTGACGATACGGACCTGCAGATCTTCTGTGTCTCCTGCGGGCATCCCATCAACCCACGTGTTGCCTTGCGCCACATGGAGCGCTGCTATGCCAAG TATGAGAGCCAGACGTCCTTTGGGTCCATGTACCCCACACGCATTGAAGG GGCCACGCGGCTCTTTTGTGATGTCTACAATCCTCAGAGTAAGACATATTGTAAGCGTCTCCAGGTGCTGTGCCCTGAGCACTCACGGGACCCCAAA GTGCCAGCTGATGAGGTATGTGGGTGCCCCCTTGTACGTGATGTCTTTGAGCTCACAGGTGACTTCTGCCGCCTACCCAAGCGTCAGTGCAACCGCCATTACTGCTGGGAGAAGTTACGCCGTGCTGAAGTAGACCTGGAGCGTGTGCGTGTG TGGTACAAGCTAGATGAGCTCTTCGAGCAGGAGCGCAATGTACGCACTGCCATGACAAACCGGGCAGGGTTGCTGGCCCTGATGCTGCACCAAACGATCCAGCACGACCCACTCACTACCGACCTCCGTTCCAGTGCTGACCGCTGA